In the Pan paniscus chromosome 8, NHGRI_mPanPan1-v2.0_pri, whole genome shotgun sequence genome, one interval contains:
- the LOC100978570 gene encoding large ribosomal subunit protein uL11-like, with protein MPPKFDPNEIKVVYLRCTGGEVGATSALAPKIGPLGLSPKKAGDDIAKATGDWKGLRITVKLTIQNRQAQIEVVPSASALIIKAFKEPPRDGKKQKNIKHSGNITFDEIIKVARQMRHQSLARELSGTIKEILGTAQSVGCNVDGRHPHDIIDDINSGAVECPAS; from the coding sequence ATGCCACCGAAGTTCGACCCCAACGAGATCAAAGTCGTATACCTGAGGTGCACCGGAGGTGAAGTCGGTGCCACTTCTGCCCTGGCCCCCAAGATCGGCCCCCTgggtctgtctccaaaaaaggcTGGTGATGACATTGCCAAGGCAACGGGTGACTGGAAGGGCCTGAGGATTACAGTGAAACTGACCATTCAGAACAGACAGGCCCAGATTGAGGTGGTGCCTTCTGCCTCCGCCCTGATCATCAAAGCCTTCAAGGAGCCACCAAGAGacggaaagaaacagaaaaacattaaacACAGTGGGAATATCACTTTTGATGAGATCATCAAGGTTGCTCGACAGATGCGGCACCAATCCTTAGCCAGAGAACTCTCTGGAACCATTAAAGAGATCCTGGGGACTGCCCAGTCTGTGGGCTGTAATGTTGATGGCCGCCACCCTCATGACATCATAGATGACATCAACAGTGGTGCTGTGGAATGCCCAGCCAGTTaa